One window from the genome of Dolosigranulum savutiense encodes:
- a CDS encoding CtsR family transcriptional regulator translates to MSDIIEAYLKQALSEQEQVEIRRSEIASRFDCVPSQINYVINTRFTVQQGYLVESKRGGGGYIRIMKVKMLEESDILDRMIDLIGDRIDEKDSLAIVQTLYDEEVLSRRESKLMLVAMEKTLYTGKATVDNLIRANILKSMLSALRYRKPGV, encoded by the coding sequence ATGTCAGATATTATTGAGGCATACTTGAAGCAAGCCTTAAGTGAACAGGAACAGGTCGAAATTCGGCGTAGTGAGATCGCTAGTCGGTTCGATTGTGTGCCGTCCCAGATTAATTATGTGATTAATACCCGCTTTACGGTTCAGCAGGGATATTTGGTTGAGAGTAAGCGTGGTGGCGGTGGTTATATTCGCATTATGAAGGTGAAGATGTTAGAAGAGTCGGATATTCTGGATCGGATGATTGATCTGATTGGAGACAGAATTGATGAGAAAGATAGCCTCGCCATTGTCCAGACATTATATGATGAAGAGGTCTTATCCCGACGCGAATCGAAGTTGATGTTAGTGGCAATGGAGAAGACACTTTATACCGGTAAGGCAACGGTCGATAACTTGATTCGAGCAAACATACTGAAGTCAATGCTTAGTGCTCTTCGTTATCGTAAGCCTGGCGTATAG
- a CDS encoding ATP-dependent Clp protease ATP-binding subunit, with product MKELFTPNAKKVLLLAEKEARHYSHHAVGTEHLLLGLIQETDGIAGKVLRELDVTMEAIRDEIEQFTTFQSTEQVTVNQPLQYSPRAHEIVTFAADEARKMQRKIVGTEHLLLGLLRHEDILASQILQNIGIDLPTARAAVLKKFGIEEPKQRRSKAKSTKKATGQSATPKGTPTLDALARDLTQQAQEGKLDPIIGRDREIRRIVQILSRRTKNNPVLVGEPGVGKTAIAEGIAQQIVSGEVPPVLQGKRLMTLDMGSLVAGTKYRGEFEERMKKIINEIYHDGNVILFIDELHTLIGAGSAEGAVDASNLLKPALARGELQTIGATTQDEYQKHIERDAALERRFASVKIEQPTPEETIAILEGIKPAYEQHHEVAFDEETLTAAVKLSARYITDRFLPDKAIDLIDEAAAKVIIDNSQSIGSIGKERQRLQLLNQQKEQAIQEQNFEQAAEYRHQEMKQQRKVKRLLQKEQAAGSQQQVVTPEDVADVVSQWTGIPVNELQQEESERLLNLEALLHERVVGQEAAVKAVAKAIRRARSGLKDPNRPIGSFLFLGPTGVGKTELAKALAEAMFTSEDHLIRVDMSEFMEKHNTSRLIGSPPGYVGHDEGGQLTEKIRQNPYSVVLLDEVEKAHPDVFNLLLQVLDDGQITDGKGRLVDFKNTVIIMTSNLGATALRDEKTVGFGASDSWSDYKAMKDRVLKELKNEFRPEFINRVDESIVFHSLEQDHLREIVELLSEDIVGRLAEMNIDLKITHTAIDVIGEVGYNPEYGARPLKRAIQTEIEDRLSDALLAREIIPGDKVTIGARSGEIYLKVRERTASEEKIAETV from the coding sequence GTGAAAGAATTATTTACACCAAATGCTAAAAAAGTTTTGTTACTTGCAGAGAAAGAAGCGCGACATTATAGTCATCATGCAGTGGGGACGGAGCACTTATTATTAGGATTAATTCAAGAGACAGATGGTATTGCGGGCAAGGTTTTGCGTGAGCTTGATGTGACGATGGAAGCTATCCGTGATGAGATTGAACAGTTTACAACCTTTCAATCAACGGAACAAGTGACGGTTAATCAGCCGTTACAGTATTCGCCTCGAGCTCATGAGATTGTTACTTTTGCGGCAGATGAGGCGCGCAAGATGCAACGAAAAATTGTGGGCACAGAACACTTATTACTCGGCTTATTGCGCCATGAAGATATTTTAGCGAGTCAGATTTTACAAAATATAGGGATTGATTTACCGACTGCGCGGGCGGCTGTGTTGAAGAAGTTTGGTATTGAAGAGCCTAAACAGCGACGTTCGAAGGCGAAATCAACCAAAAAAGCAACAGGGCAGAGTGCAACGCCAAAAGGAACCCCTACGTTAGATGCATTGGCACGTGATTTAACGCAACAAGCTCAGGAAGGAAAGCTTGATCCGATTATTGGACGTGACCGAGAGATTCGTCGTATTGTCCAGATCCTTAGTCGTCGGACGAAGAATAATCCAGTTCTAGTTGGCGAACCGGGTGTGGGAAAGACGGCGATTGCTGAAGGGATTGCACAACAAATTGTATCTGGTGAAGTGCCGCCAGTGTTGCAAGGCAAGCGCTTGATGACACTCGATATGGGTTCACTCGTGGCGGGCACGAAGTATCGTGGTGAATTCGAAGAACGGATGAAGAAGATTATTAATGAGATTTATCATGATGGGAATGTGATTCTATTCATCGATGAGCTTCATACCTTAATTGGTGCGGGGAGTGCAGAAGGGGCGGTTGATGCGTCTAACTTATTAAAACCTGCGCTAGCTCGCGGTGAATTACAGACAATTGGGGCAACGACGCAAGATGAATATCAGAAGCATATTGAACGCGATGCGGCTTTAGAACGTCGCTTCGCTTCAGTGAAGATTGAGCAACCAACGCCAGAAGAGACGATTGCAATTTTAGAAGGCATTAAGCCGGCTTATGAGCAACATCATGAGGTGGCCTTCGATGAGGAGACGTTGACGGCTGCAGTGAAGTTGTCTGCGCGTTATATTACGGACCGCTTCTTACCGGATAAAGCGATTGACTTAATAGATGAAGCGGCAGCGAAGGTTATTATTGATAATAGCCAGTCAATCGGTTCAATTGGGAAAGAACGCCAACGCTTGCAGCTGCTGAATCAGCAAAAAGAACAAGCGATTCAGGAGCAAAATTTCGAACAAGCAGCCGAATATCGTCATCAAGAAATGAAACAACAACGTAAAGTAAAACGATTATTGCAAAAAGAACAAGCCGCTGGGAGCCAGCAGCAAGTGGTGACACCGGAAGATGTGGCGGATGTTGTCTCGCAGTGGACGGGGATTCCTGTCAATGAACTTCAACAAGAAGAGAGCGAGCGTCTATTAAACTTGGAGGCATTGTTGCATGAGCGAGTGGTCGGGCAAGAAGCAGCGGTTAAAGCAGTGGCGAAGGCGATTCGTCGAGCGCGTAGTGGATTAAAAGATCCGAATCGTCCAATTGGGTCTTTCCTGTTCTTAGGGCCAACCGGTGTGGGTAAGACGGAATTAGCGAAGGCCTTGGCCGAAGCAATGTTTACGAGTGAAGATCACCTCATTCGAGTGGATATGTCTGAGTTTATGGAAAAACATAATACGAGTCGTTTAATCGGTTCACCACCAGGATATGTTGGTCATGATGAAGGCGGGCAGTTGACGGAAAAAATTCGTCAAAATCCGTACTCGGTCGTTCTGTTAGATGAGGTTGAGAAGGCTCACCCAGATGTCTTCAACTTACTGCTTCAAGTCTTAGATGATGGGCAGATTACAGATGGGAAAGGTCGCTTGGTTGATTTCAAGAATACGGTGATTATTATGACATCGAACTTGGGAGCGACAGCATTGCGCGATGAGAAGACAGTCGGGTTCGGTGCGAGTGATAGTTGGTCCGATTATAAGGCAATGAAAGATCGCGTCTTGAAAGAATTGAAGAATGAGTTTCGTCCAGAGTTTATTAACCGAGTCGATGAGTCAATTGTGTTCCATTCATTAGAACAAGACCATTTACGCGAGATTGTTGAGTTGTTGAGTGAAGATATTGTCGGTCGCTTGGCTGAGATGAATATTGACTTGAAGATCACGCATACGGCGATCGATGTCATTGGTGAGGTGGGCTACAACCCAGAATATGGGGCACGACCACTCAAGCGTGCCATTCAGACCGAGATTGAAGACCGCTTAAGTGATGCGTTGTTAGCTCGGGAGATTATTCCAGGTGATAAGGTTACGATTGGGGCACGTTCTGGAGAGATTTATCTAAAAGTCCGTGAACGAACCGCTTCGGAAGAAAAAATAGCCGAAACAGTATAA
- a CDS encoding helix-turn-helix domain-containing protein, which yields MTNESLHQLFPSARLSPVPESSVANYAVPYNDQWLLIPKADLTSREQALLMQLIDAEPTDAIDVSSWLNYLKQPDQPLPTTQTAVRMIQLHLDFRGEALDQAYWQQSIQNLFSGVLDVFYYATNHCLFIQSNAAADFHPTEWRGILQTLEEDYSVKLTAYIGRFWPTNNNLRDLLQEELAIFQSQRRIASNNLLNLTSVGVSYYTTINRERSVILQELRTHLTDNQEWIDVIQALWDNQRNLSEAAKSLYIHRNTLQYRMDKFTETTDLSLKDMNDLFLAYLLTI from the coding sequence TTGACGAATGAATCATTACACCAACTATTCCCATCTGCCCGTTTATCCCCCGTTCCTGAATCATCTGTGGCAAATTATGCTGTTCCATATAATGATCAGTGGCTACTCATCCCAAAAGCAGACTTAACCTCGCGCGAGCAAGCCTTATTAATGCAATTAATAGACGCGGAGCCAACCGATGCTATTGACGTGTCTTCATGGCTTAACTACTTAAAACAGCCCGATCAACCACTCCCGACCACACAGACAGCTGTACGGATGATCCAACTTCATCTCGACTTTCGGGGAGAGGCCTTAGATCAAGCTTATTGGCAACAATCAATCCAAAACCTGTTCAGTGGCGTACTGGATGTATTCTATTACGCTACCAATCACTGCCTCTTTATCCAATCTAACGCTGCAGCTGATTTTCATCCTACTGAGTGGCGCGGCATTTTGCAGACACTCGAAGAAGATTATTCGGTGAAGCTAACCGCCTATATTGGTCGCTTCTGGCCAACCAATAACAACTTGCGTGACTTGCTACAAGAAGAATTAGCTATCTTCCAATCACAGCGACGCATAGCTTCCAATAACCTATTGAATCTCACCAGTGTTGGCGTATCTTACTACACAACGATCAATCGTGAGCGCAGTGTTATCTTGCAAGAGTTAAGAACACACCTAACAGACAATCAAGAATGGATCGACGTCATCCAAGCTTTATGGGATAATCAACGGAACTTATCCGAAGCCGCTAAATCTCTCTACATCCACCGCAACACCTTACAATACCGAATGGATAAATTTACCGAAACAACCGACCTCTCACTTAAAGATATGAATGACCTCTTCCTTGCTTACTTATTGACGATTTAA
- the tadA gene encoding tRNA adenosine(34) deaminase TadA — MEGTQHELFMREALKEAEKARALDEVPIGAVVVREGQIIGRGHNLRESTHNATMHAEMVAIQEANEQLVNWRLEECDLYVTVEPCVMCGGAIIWSRMRAVYFGAHDPKGGAAGSLLNVLEDDRFNHTATVYSGILAEESQRLLKDFFRELRKRKKQKNGEHS; from the coding sequence ATGGAAGGGACACAGCACGAATTATTTATGAGAGAGGCGCTGAAGGAAGCTGAAAAGGCGCGTGCGTTGGATGAAGTGCCGATCGGGGCAGTAGTAGTTAGAGAGGGTCAAATTATTGGGCGAGGCCATAACTTGCGTGAGTCGACCCATAATGCCACGATGCATGCGGAGATGGTGGCGATTCAAGAAGCGAATGAACAATTGGTCAATTGGCGACTGGAAGAATGTGATCTATATGTGACAGTGGAGCCTTGCGTGATGTGTGGTGGGGCCATTATTTGGTCACGGATGCGAGCCGTTTACTTCGGAGCTCATGACCCAAAAGGGGGCGCGGCGGGCAGTCTGTTGAACGTGTTAGAAGATGATCGCTTCAACCATACCGCTACTGTTTATAGTGGCATATTAGCTGAAGAAAGCCAACGCTTATTAAAAGATTTTTTCCGCGAATTGCGCAAGCGAAAAAAGCAAAAGAACGGAGAACATTCTTAA
- the rsxC gene encoding electron transport complex subunit RsxC, translating to MSHRAITLKQVHKATFPETHRERTENKAIETAEVPGILVFPMTMHIGAPAKPTVKVGDYVKVGTMVGEAQGVISANVHASVSGEVISIEERDLNGRKSECVIVKNDDQYTEEPAYSEAGETVEGALIPELIRRAGIAGMGGAQFPTDVKMSPEDGGKIDTLIINGAECEPYATSDLRTLIEYADEVIEGVRIIDEIFDVEKIYFGLEDDMMEAAEVLEEKTKDLDKFVVKVLQSQYPQGSEKQLIENCTGRQVPSDGLPSDIGCVVSNVGTYRAIYHAVRLGKPLVERVTTITGTPIAEPKNLLVRIGTPIDDLIDQCGGFQEPPRKVINGGPMMGQAIKDGSIPISKGTTHVTFMTAEEVNSDERTDCIRCAECLNVCPVSLQPILISNAFERGDIEAAKALGAMDCIECGNCSFICPSNIPLLENIRKSKQAIKEMEAQA from the coding sequence ATGAGTCATCGGGCGATTACGTTAAAACAAGTGCATAAAGCAACTTTCCCAGAGACACATCGCGAGCGAACGGAGAACAAGGCAATCGAAACGGCTGAAGTTCCAGGGATTCTGGTGTTCCCTATGACGATGCATATCGGTGCCCCGGCAAAACCGACTGTAAAAGTTGGTGATTATGTAAAGGTCGGGACTATGGTAGGAGAAGCACAAGGGGTTATCTCCGCTAATGTTCATGCATCTGTCTCGGGTGAAGTAATCTCGATTGAAGAGCGCGACTTAAATGGCCGTAAGAGTGAATGTGTGATTGTAAAAAATGATGACCAATATACCGAAGAACCAGCTTATTCCGAAGCAGGTGAGACGGTTGAAGGAGCATTAATCCCTGAATTAATTCGTCGTGCGGGAATTGCCGGTATGGGTGGAGCTCAGTTCCCTACTGATGTGAAAATGTCACCAGAAGATGGCGGCAAGATTGATACATTAATTATTAATGGGGCGGAATGTGAACCTTACGCGACATCTGATTTGCGGACTTTAATTGAATATGCGGATGAAGTCATCGAAGGCGTGCGGATTATCGATGAAATCTTCGATGTGGAGAAGATTTATTTTGGCTTAGAAGATGATATGATGGAAGCTGCGGAAGTCTTGGAAGAGAAGACTAAGGACTTGGATAAGTTTGTGGTCAAAGTCTTGCAATCACAATATCCACAAGGGTCAGAGAAGCAATTAATTGAGAATTGTACCGGTCGACAAGTGCCAAGTGACGGCTTACCATCCGATATTGGTTGTGTCGTCTCTAACGTGGGAACCTATCGAGCGATCTATCATGCAGTTCGTCTCGGGAAGCCATTAGTTGAGCGGGTAACGACTATTACAGGAACGCCAATCGCAGAGCCAAAGAATTTGCTCGTCCGTATCGGAACGCCGATTGATGACTTGATTGATCAGTGTGGTGGCTTCCAGGAACCGCCGCGAAAAGTCATTAACGGTGGACCGATGATGGGTCAAGCAATTAAAGATGGAAGCATTCCGATTAGTAAGGGAACAACACATGTAACTTTCATGACGGCAGAAGAAGTGAACTCAGATGAACGGACGGATTGTATTCGTTGTGCGGAGTGCTTGAATGTCTGCCCGGTAAGCTTGCAGCCGATTCTGATTAGTAATGCCTTCGAACGGGGCGATATCGAAGCGGCCAAAGCATTAGGGGCGATGGATTGTATCGAATGTGGAAACTGTTCCTTCATCTGTCCATCGAATATTCCATTATTAGAGAATATTCGCAAGTCCAAGCAAGCCATTAAAGAAATGGAGGCCCAAGCATGA
- a CDS encoding RnfABCDGE type electron transport complex subunit D: MSQTRTRLADYDLVTDESPHIFEPWSSQWKMMQVIIALMLPLAAGTIIFGWTALLHTGIAVLTALVVEGIYEKVVRHRFTLNDLSAIITGMLIGLSMPNGSFWWSTVLVTIIAMLVKLIPGGLGRNRLNPAVAGRVAYLLFPWFVNQHFANWLGKAGVELDYITSASSASAVQSVDVDTISRVTPLIFEFRNGGDFSQAPPLWDLFIGNQGGWGGAFGETSVLVISIALAYLIYRRILPWKVPLLYIGTVAIFMFIYGGFDVEYMLYHIFSGSLFFAASFMITDYPTSGMTRLSKWVMPIGAGILTGLFRTQGFSPEGVGLSILIMNAVIVYVDRIGMHKIYGQDKRPFLGLSYNDREPFK, from the coding sequence ATGAGTCAAACACGTACACGCTTAGCCGACTATGATTTAGTGACTGATGAGTCACCACATATTTTTGAACCATGGAGCTCACAGTGGAAGATGATGCAGGTCATTATTGCGCTAATGCTTCCGCTTGCAGCAGGGACGATTATTTTTGGCTGGACAGCGCTTCTTCATACGGGAATTGCTGTCCTGACAGCACTCGTTGTCGAAGGAATTTATGAAAAAGTGGTTCGCCATCGCTTTACCTTGAATGACTTATCGGCGATTATTACCGGGATGTTGATCGGGTTAAGTATGCCGAATGGATCCTTTTGGTGGAGCACTGTTTTAGTGACCATTATTGCGATGTTAGTGAAGTTAATTCCAGGGGGTCTCGGTCGTAACCGCTTGAATCCGGCTGTGGCTGGACGAGTGGCTTACTTGCTGTTCCCGTGGTTCGTGAATCAACACTTCGCGAACTGGTTAGGAAAAGCTGGGGTAGAATTAGATTACATTACCTCAGCAAGTTCGGCCTCAGCGGTGCAATCCGTTGATGTGGATACAATTAGTCGTGTAACGCCACTTATTTTTGAATTTCGTAATGGCGGAGACTTCTCGCAAGCCCCACCGCTATGGGATTTATTCATTGGAAATCAAGGCGGCTGGGGAGGGGCATTCGGGGAAACCAGCGTACTGGTTATTAGTATTGCGCTTGCTTACTTAATTTATCGCCGAATCTTACCGTGGAAAGTCCCCCTACTTTATATCGGTACGGTGGCTATCTTTATGTTCATCTATGGCGGTTTTGATGTGGAATATATGTTATATCATATTTTTAGTGGATCGCTCTTCTTTGCAGCTAGCTTTATGATTACAGATTATCCAACAAGTGGGATGACGCGCTTATCTAAGTGGGTCATGCCGATTGGGGCTGGAATTCTGACAGGTCTCTTCCGAACCCAAGGATTTTCTCCAGAAGGGGTCGGCTTGTCTATTCTCATTATGAACGCTGTGATTGTCTATGTTGACCGCATTGGAATGCATAAGATATATGGTCAAGATAAGCGTCCATTCCTTGGTCTAAGTTATAATGACCGCGAACCATTTAAATAA
- a CDS encoding branched-chain amino acid aminotransferase, translating into MSKQLRPETIDWNSLGFDYIDTDYSYLSHYKNGAWDEGQLTEKSTIEIHEGSTVLHYGQHVFEGMKAYRTKEGSIQLFRPDMNAARMKESCERILMPAFPEERFVEAVKEVVRANADWVPPYESGGTLYIRPYMVGVGPNIGVKPADEYIFGIFVLPVGSYFEGGLKPSNFLVTEYDRAAPNGTGAAKFGGNYGASLHPGVAAKKAGFADAVYLDPKTHTKIEEVGAANFFGITHDDQFVTPKSPSILPSITKKSLLYLAEHRFGMEVIEGDVYIDELDRFKEAGAMGTAAVIAPVGGLQYKGELHVFYSEDEVGPVTKKLYDELVGIQFGDKEAPAGWIQTVDA; encoded by the coding sequence ATGAGTAAGCAGTTAAGACCAGAGACAATTGATTGGAATAGTTTAGGGTTTGATTATATTGATACGGATTATAGTTACTTGTCGCACTATAAGAATGGTGCATGGGATGAAGGGCAGCTGACGGAGAAGAGTACGATTGAGATTCATGAAGGGTCAACGGTGCTACATTACGGTCAACATGTCTTCGAAGGAATGAAGGCTTATCGAACAAAGGAGGGGAGCATTCAACTGTTCCGACCTGATATGAATGCGGCGCGGATGAAGGAGAGTTGCGAACGCATTCTGATGCCAGCCTTTCCGGAAGAGCGCTTTGTTGAAGCAGTGAAGGAAGTGGTTCGTGCGAATGCGGATTGGGTCCCACCCTATGAGAGTGGGGGCACGCTCTACATTCGTCCGTATATGGTTGGTGTCGGCCCGAATATTGGCGTGAAGCCAGCTGATGAGTATATTTTTGGGATCTTCGTTCTACCAGTGGGCTCTTATTTCGAAGGGGGTCTGAAGCCATCGAACTTCTTAGTGACTGAATATGACCGGGCTGCACCAAATGGAACTGGAGCAGCCAAATTTGGTGGGAACTATGGAGCGAGCTTACACCCCGGAGTAGCGGCGAAAAAAGCTGGATTCGCCGATGCGGTGTACTTGGATCCGAAGACACATACGAAGATTGAAGAAGTTGGAGCAGCTAATTTCTTCGGAATTACTCATGATGATCAATTCGTGACACCAAAATCACCATCGATTTTGCCAAGTATTACGAAGAAGAGTTTGTTGTATTTAGCGGAGCACCGCTTCGGTATGGAAGTGATCGAAGGCGATGTGTATATTGATGAGCTTGATCGCTTTAAGGAAGCAGGCGCAATGGGAACAGCTGCCGTGATTGCACCTGTCGGAGGATTGCAATATAAAGGCGAACTACACGTCTTCTATTCCGAAGATGAAGTCGGTCCGGTTACGAAAAAATTATATGATGAATTAGTCGGTATTCAGTTTGGAGATAAAGAAGCACCAGCAGGCTGGATCCAAACCGTTGACGCATAA
- a CDS encoding Ohr family peroxiredoxin: MSNYEKIFSTVGVNESGREGRSYIEGKDFEVNIAAPDSKQKDATNPEELFALGYSACFNGALQVVLKEADVKGKSVVRHEVDLLKGEGPDFKLGVTIEVGIEGLEPEEVQPLADKAHEICPYSRAVQNGHIDVEVKGVTFKDA, from the coding sequence ATGTCAAATTACGAAAAGATTTTCTCAACAGTTGGTGTGAATGAAAGTGGACGTGAAGGACGTAGTTACATCGAAGGGAAAGACTTCGAAGTCAATATTGCTGCGCCAGATAGTAAACAAAAAGATGCAACCAATCCAGAAGAATTATTCGCATTGGGCTATTCTGCTTGCTTCAATGGTGCCTTGCAAGTTGTATTGAAGGAAGCTGATGTGAAAGGGAAGTCAGTTGTCCGTCATGAAGTTGACTTGCTTAAGGGAGAAGGACCAGACTTCAAATTAGGTGTTACCATCGAAGTCGGAATTGAAGGGTTAGAGCCAGAAGAGGTTCAGCCATTAGCGGATAAAGCACATGAAATTTGCCCGTACTCAAGAGCTGTCCAAAATGGTCATATTGATGTTGAAGTTAAAGGTGTTACGTTCAAAGACGCTTAA
- a CDS encoding thymidine kinase, producing MAQLYYRYGAMNSGKSIEILKVAHNYEEQDKPVYLLTSGLDTRDAVGKIASRIGLRRDAHIVERETDIYEVIVGLDFTPACILVDEAQFLSKAHIYQLARIVDELNVPVMAFGLKNDFKNELFEGSKYLLLLAEKIEEMKTICWFCGKKATMNLRFSDGVPVYDGEQIQIGGNESYYPVCRAHYHKPPLNEEGKIISE from the coding sequence ATGGCGCAATTGTATTATCGCTACGGGGCGATGAATAGTGGAAAATCGATTGAGATTTTGAAAGTAGCTCATAATTATGAGGAGCAGGATAAGCCAGTTTATTTGTTGACGAGTGGCTTGGATACGCGAGATGCAGTAGGGAAGATTGCAAGTCGTATCGGTCTGCGGCGGGATGCGCATATCGTTGAGCGGGAGACGGATATTTATGAGGTGATTGTCGGTCTTGACTTCACTCCAGCGTGTATCTTAGTAGATGAGGCGCAATTTTTGAGTAAAGCGCATATTTATCAACTGGCACGGATTGTAGATGAATTGAATGTACCGGTGATGGCATTTGGTCTGAAGAATGACTTCAAGAATGAATTGTTCGAGGGATCGAAGTACTTATTATTATTAGCCGAAAAAATTGAAGAGATGAAGACAATTTGTTGGTTCTGTGGTAAGAAAGCAACGATGAATTTACGGTTCTCCGATGGGGTGCCGGTCTATGATGGGGAGCAAATTCAAATTGGTGGGAATGAATCTTATTATCCAGTCTGTCGGGCACATTATCATAAGCCACCGTTGAATGAAGAAGGGAAGATTATTAGTGAGTAA
- the prfA gene encoding peptide chain release factor 1 — protein sequence MFDRLVAVEARYEELNGLLSDPDVITDTERFKKLSKEEASLRETVHEYGRYKEVLEGIKETEEMLYEGDLDAEMDELAKAELSELSTEREQLEEKLKMLLLPKDENDERDIIMEIRGAAGGDEAQLFARDLFEMYSKYADSQGWKVDVMDANSSGVGGFKEVIFSISGDNVYAKLKFENGAHRVQRVPETESQGRIHTSTATVVVMPEAEDVEIDIDQNDIRTDIYHASGAGGQHVNKTASAVRLTHEPTGIVVAMQDERSQLKNREKAMKVLRSRIYDKINSEKQAELDAERRSAVGTGDRSERIRTYNFPQSRVTDHRINLTIQQLDNILGGELDPIVDELVIWEQTEKLEQLNRDQ from the coding sequence ATTTTTGACCGATTAGTAGCGGTAGAAGCACGCTATGAGGAATTGAATGGCTTGCTGAGTGATCCGGATGTCATTACGGATACGGAGCGATTCAAGAAGTTAAGTAAAGAAGAAGCTAGCTTGCGTGAGACGGTTCATGAATATGGGCGGTATAAAGAGGTTCTGGAAGGGATTAAAGAGACAGAAGAGATGCTCTATGAAGGCGACTTAGATGCGGAGATGGATGAGTTAGCAAAAGCTGAATTGTCTGAGCTGTCAACTGAACGTGAGCAATTAGAAGAGAAGTTGAAGATGCTCTTGTTGCCAAAAGATGAAAATGATGAACGCGATATTATTATGGAGATTCGTGGGGCAGCAGGTGGTGATGAGGCACAACTCTTTGCTCGCGATTTATTCGAGATGTATAGCAAATATGCTGATTCACAAGGGTGGAAAGTAGATGTTATGGATGCCAACTCAAGTGGAGTGGGTGGTTTTAAGGAGGTTATCTTCTCGATCTCGGGAGATAATGTCTATGCGAAGTTGAAGTTCGAAAATGGGGCTCACCGGGTTCAACGGGTGCCAGAGACGGAATCACAAGGTCGTATTCATACATCAACTGCTACAGTCGTGGTGATGCCAGAAGCAGAAGATGTTGAGATCGATATCGATCAGAATGATATTCGAACGGATATTTATCACGCATCTGGTGCGGGTGGGCAGCACGTTAATAAGACTGCTTCAGCTGTACGTCTTACCCATGAACCGACTGGCATTGTGGTGGCGATGCAAGATGAACGATCACAACTGAAAAACCGTGAAAAAGCGATGAAAGTCTTGCGTTCGCGAATTTATGACAAGATAAATAGTGAAAAACAAGCGGAATTAGATGCAGAACGTCGCTCAGCGGTTGGAACAGGGGATCGTTCAGAACGTATTCGAACGTACAACTTCCCTCAGAGCCGAGTCACTGATCACCGAATTAACTTAACCATCCAACAACTGGATAATATTTTAGGTGGCGAGTTGGATCCGATTGTGGATGAATTAGTTATCTGGGAACAGACAGAGAAGTTGGAGCAGTTGAATCGTGATCAATAA